The genomic region ATTCGCTAaaccattttttttaaaaaaaagagctATGCGAAATCAGTTGTCAGTTGGACGTTCGAAAACCGGATGAGACGTACTAGCACACAAATACACACTGGAGATCTTTACCCAAGAAAGGATTGTATGCAAATCCAAGTGAAGGGCTTTCACTGAACAACGTGGAAAGACTTTGGTGCCTAAACTCGGTACTCTGTACGGCACGCTGTAAAATTCTGTTCCCTAGCTAGATAGAGACTTGCAGATTAGACACTTCAAATGAAGAACGCCCAAAGCATAACAATCTAGGGTCAGTACGTATGTCACGATGTCGAGTAGAACTGGTCTGCCATGCCCTTTCAAAAGATGTATTCCAGAACAAGCCGTGGGCAAAGGGCGCATCAGGTCACCTGCCACAAACAAAGAACATTTTTTTCGGAAACCAAAGCCTCAATTAAGCAATGCCAGAGAATATACGGGTACCGGGGTGTAAGAAAACGAGAGGCAGACGGACCTTTGCAAAATCATCAAGCAAACCTCAGGCGAAAAAGTAAACTTTGATGAACAGTGCCAGAGCAAATTGCAGCACTGATGCACTAGCCATCAGAACCATTAGATCAGCTCCTTCAGTGCATTCCTTCAAATTTAAAGTGATGAACCAAGATGATGCACCACCAGCAAGAGCTATGATGACCCATTGAAGAAATCCCACAGGAATAAGCAAAAGTACCTTAACCAGACAAAATAGGAGGGCAGCTCATGTTAGCATAATGGCAACATTCATCTTCAAGAACAGAAGTGAGTTCCAAGCGCTCACAACCATGATAACGTCATGGATTCTTTACATTAAGTGAATCAATTTTTAGGACCGTTATATATAATTGCAACCTAGAGAACTGAAAATTCCTATGAATGTACATCATGTTAAAATTGAATGTCTGTGTATTCTTGCCAGTGATATAAATAACGAAACAAACAGATGGAAATCGAATACTTACAGATGCAGGTATGAAGATAAACAGAGAATAGCCCCACATACACCAAAATCGAACAAGACTTGGGCGTGATCCAAAATACTGAAACAGGAAAAAGAACACGACGGGCACAATGATAGCATAACTATACATGACTGATGCTGCCCAACTGAAATAACCAACATCAAAGTTCCATATGTCCATATCCTTTTTAGTTTGCACCAGATAAGTGGCATAGTTACCAAACACAGCAAGCATGAAAATCAGAGTAGTGGTGATCCATAAAGGCCCATACCTGCAGAAATTAAAATAATTCATAACACAAGAGAATGCGGAGTCAAGAGATCCAAATGATTGATGAAGTACAAAAAAGCTAAAATTAACGACAAAATTTACTAAGACAATAATCCAGCAAGAGAAGGGTGGGCCTGGTGCAGTGGTAGAGTCTAACCGGAAGGTCCTGGGTTCGAGCCCCAACCTCTGCATATTATACGGGTAAGGCCCGGGTTCGAGCCACAGCCTCTGCATATTATACGGGTAAGACTTGGCGCTTAAAGATACCCTTCCCCATACCCCGCACAGTGCAGGAAGCCTACGGGCTACGGCACTGGGTACACCCTTTAATAATCCAGCAAGAACTTTTAGTATGCAAAAATTTGGATCAAAATCCATTCAAAACACTGTGATGTCTAGTTCCCCCAAAACTATGCTTGCAGCAAATACACACTACCTGCTACAATCTGTATAATGCTACTTAGGCACTATATTTTTGTATACTCTTGTAAAAACTCTGCAACTATCCTATCTGAATCGTCATCTCATGCTATTATCAGTTTCTCAGTTAATAAACAATGAAGTGTTAAAACAGATTCATAATATGCATCTTATACAACTTGCAACATTTCTTTCCATATTAACAATGCTTAGTTATGATGAAAAATATCATTTTATGCACATTTTTATCACATGATTGCATATTAGACTATTCACTAGAAATGTTGACACTGAAACAATAGAAAGGTAACAAAGAGACATGTTTTGTTTTACAAAGAGTCAGATTGCAAATTGTGACCATAGGAGAAACTTACATGTCAGGATTAGCATCAATTTTCCTGTAAAAACCATCCATTGGATAAACTGAACTGATGAGCCTGTCAACTACAACATCAGTATCAACATTGAAGTATGGAGCATAAGATGCAACATTGAAGTATCCTTTCCAATCTGCTTGGTTTTCAACATCTCCATCTGAAAAAGTGAAGAGAGACTTCAAGATGGGGcaatgcaaaaacaaaaccagaaTTCTATTCAATGTCTGATAAGTAAAATACATTCATTTATACTCATCAAAATAGAACAGTGCCAAGGATCACAGCTCAAAGTAGCGAAAGGAACAACAAAACAGCTGTCTGATGCCTTGTTTCTAGCTGAGATGGTTAGAATATTAGACCATCATGGTTACATGTTACAGTCTTCTGAAAAAAATGTATAGAAATTTAGCATGCATGATTAATGCGAGGCATGGTTCATCAAAAGTGTGACATTTGTCACTTCATGCAAGTCATGTATCAGTGACTTATTCAACAGTTCAGGTGAAGGTTGTTCTCAATTATCAACCACCAGATACAAGACAAAAACAGCATCACAAGTTTCTAATCATCTGGCTTCTACAACAGTATCCATTAGCATGCCCTAAAAATAAAGCAGTACAGGACTGGTGTTGCCACAATTGAGAGGTCAATTATCTACACTACACACAATGTACTCATTCAAAATTTCTGACATAACAAGAGAATGTTTCTATTAAGTTAAGAACATCAGCATATTCTTATTAAATTCTCCTAAATCCACAGTTTCAATATGGTTCAATAACGCAAGTGGGTATCCAATGGAGTTTTGTGGATCAGCCAACTTaagccaccccccccccccccgaactaATTAGGCAACGTGAATGTCAAGGTTAATGATGATTTAGGATACTACTTCCAAACAAAGAAAGGTGTACGACAGGGTGATCCTCCCTCTCCCTTTCCTTTCAATTTGGTAGATGACATGCTTGCTACCTTGGTATCAAGGGCCAAAGAGAATGGTCAGTTTAGAGGGATTATTCCCCATCTAGAAGGGGGTATATCCATCTTGCAATATGCAGATGAAACCATCCTCTTCGTAGAACATGGTCTCGGTGAGGCAATAAATCTGAGACTCGTCTTAAGTGTTTTTGAAGAGATGTCAAATCTCAAAATTAATTTCCATAAAAGTTAAGTATTCCTTTTTTGGAGAGGTAAATTCCTACAAAAAAGAATATGTAACTTTTTGGATGTAAAGAGGGAATGTTCCCCTTCAAATACTTGGGCATACAAATGCACCACAGGAAAATTCGAAACAAAGATTGGATGGAAGTAGAAGAAAGATTCCAAAAGAAACTTGGTAGTTGGAAAAGGCAAGCTACTTTCTGTTGGAGATAGATTAGTTTTAATTAACTCAGTGTTTCTAACCTAGCCATGTTTATGTTATCGTTTTTTGAAGCCCCTACAGAGGTCATACAAAACTAGATTATTATAGATCTAGATTCTTTTGGCAGAGCGATGAGCATAAAAGAAATATATATCGTCGAAGTGGTCTTTTCTTTGTCTCCCTAATTTTTTTGGAAGGCTAGGCATCTTAAATTTCGAGATTCAGATTGTCTTTTAAGCAAATGGCTCTTAAAGTTTttgcctaccccaacttgcttgggactaaaagactTAGTTGTTGGCTCTTTTAAGCTTTTGAATGAAGAAGGTGCATGACAATAGCCATGTTTGGCACAACTGTTGCTTGTTGGAAAAGTAGCTTATATGAGAAGCTGgttaaaaacagtttttttatTGTCTGCTTTTAGTTCATTCTAAGACCGTCTGCAGCAGTCTACCCAAAGTCTACCCAAAAGCACTGTTCTGCACTGTAGACTGCACTGTTcaaagggcctgtttggttcggcttttttctgaccagcttttctgagaatctggctgtggagagaatctggctgtgtagagaatctgagtatcattaggattacgtgcggtGGAAGATAAAGGTGTCCATAGGACTcaagatctagaaagtgacggattcctactattgcaacgactcaaccgattatgtgtttatgttgattttgaatggtttttacccaaacgaattttatagaagctgactgaaaagctgagcgtttggcagtccgcagcagcttttggtggcccgaAGCTcaaaaaagctgaaacaaacaggggcaaagagtggagtttgaatatgggtatGAGGATAGGTAAGCTGTTGGAGATAGCCTAAGAAGCAGCTAAACTGTAAGCTATTGCAAAAGCATCCTGTTTGGTACAATTTATGCTTAAATCTGtgaaaaagttatgaaataagttGTGCCAAACAGGGTCAAGAGCTCATTAGAGGAAAAAAATACTTGCATCATAAGTCTATCGCCCAAGTGTCCAAAAATCCAGGAGACTCTCAATTTTGATCTAGTTTGATGAGTATGAAAGATCAAATCCTTTCATTTGGATCTTTCTGAATCCACAATGGTCAATGTGTGACGTTCTGGAGGATAAGTAGAAAGGAAACAAACCTTTCATGGAGTATTTCACTAACCTGTATAGAATTGTTAGAAAGAAAGGAGTCATTGTTGCAAGTGTATGGAATAGTGTTCCTCTTAACATATCGTTCAGAAGAACGCTAGTAGGGAATAATTTGGTATCTTGGCTTGAACTACTTTCAAGAGTGGCTCAGACAACACTAGTTGAAGGTAATGATAAGTTTAGATGGGATATGAACAAAGAAGGCTCCTATTCACTGCAATCTCGTTATAATGTCTTCATACAAGACAGATCCTTGTCAAGGAATTTGATAATATGGAAACTAAAAATCCCTCTCAAGATAATTTTTTTTCTTATGATATCCAAAAAAATGGGTAAACCTCACAAAGTACAATTTGACCGAAAGAAAATGGAAAGGTGATGTTAAATGTTGCTTTTGCAATTCCACGGAAACAATCCAACATTTGTTCTTTAATTTCCATGTAGCTAGATCTATCTGGAATACCACTTCCATTGCTTTTGGTTTTCAACCACCGAACATTTTTCTCACTTATTTGGTTCTTGGGTTAATGTATTCACTAAGGAACATAAAAACCATATCTTTCTTGGTACTGCAGCTATTTGCTGGGCTAGTTGGTTATGGATGAATGATGTGGTTTTCAATAAAAGATTGTTTAACTCATTCGCACAGGTATTTTACAGGGGGCTTACTGGATCTGATGTTGGGCACCACTGTGCaaagaggaagagagaggaacgCTGAAGTTGGGATGTGAGTGTGGTTCTGGAGCTGTATTCTAAGGGGTGTTTGGGATGGCTCCAGGTTCCAACTCCAGTATGGAGTtgtagtttataatatcaatttaaatagtttaaaaaatatttttaatctaaataataaacaaaatgaCTTATTTAAATGtattctaaaggcttatagcactAGCTCCAAGATTTTATGGAGCACCTAATGACATGTTCCACTAACTCCACTAATTTTTTTGAAGCTAGAGCTATCCCAAACAAGGCCTAAGTTTAGATAGCGAAAAAAATACAGAATCTAAGCTTGATGTCTATGTTTGTTTGTTCTCTCTCGCCTATAGATATCTGTTGGCAGAGAGAAGACTTTTCAGTTAACTACCTGCGTTGCAGTTATGCTTATGCAGTATGCTTTCTCCTTTGCTGTTTAGGATTCAGATGGACATTAAAACTGTCTAATAGCCTAAGTGCTATGTAAATTGGTAAATCCGTAAATGGGCCAAATACACTCACTTATGAGTGTTGAGGCTGGAAACTTTATCCTTCATCTACAAAAATGTAACCACATATAACAAATGACTTGCACAACAATATACCCAGTTGTCCGCACTCATCAATCAGGTACCATGTGCAACTGTGTATCCATAGTTAGACCGATTCGAAACTCAAACAAAAAAATGCAGGACGTGGTGACAATTGTCATCAAAATTAATTACCTGCAGGGCCACCTGGTGGCCGATACCCTCCAACATTACCACCTCCAGGTGGGAACTCCTGCAACCGAGAGGTGGCAGCTGCATCTGCAACTGAAAATTAATTTGTGATAATTACAAAAAAAAAACTGCAGCACGCGCCCGCACCAATCCACAGTTTCACAACATGCCACAACCTTGGGCGGCGGGGGGACCCAATTTCCTGTCATCTTGTGTCACAGCCTACAGAAACAAACCACCCCAGATCAGCGACTATCCCTAACGAAACGAGAGACGCGGATAAGCGTGTAGGGATTGGATCGGTACGGGGACGGAGCCGAGGAGGTGGCTGGTGGGGAGGTTGGAATAGCCCTCGTCCATGGCCAGTGGCGTCGTTGCGCTCGCTCCTTCTCTCAGCAGCTGCACATGGCCGCGGCGCGCGTTCGCCGGATACGGCGGGATTGGGATCGGTGTGGTTTGGGGGGAAGGGGGGCAAAGCCGGAAAGGGGCAAAAAGCCAGGACTCTGCGCGACTGCGCGTCTCTAGCGTGAGAGAGAGGAAGTCGTCGTCGAATGCCCTCGTGCTCGGTGTTGCTTCGGACCGAAGGCGGGGTCACAACGGCGACATCGGCCCAACTAGCAAAAGGGCCACCagcctatcatcaaatctggtacACATGGGAGGAgtttggtgcacatatttagcGGATATTTTGGTTCTGCTAGCTAAAATTTAGTTTTATGTCACGTTAAGGGTTACTTTAAACTCTATTTTTAAGGGATTTTTATTTTCACAAGTAAAAGTAAACTAATTTTTTAGGAAATGAAATTCCCTTGAGAAAATATGGTtatcaaactagccctaaaaattTAAATATCAATTATAAAATTAATGGATTTGTCTTGTGTTTTAGCTCATCTATTCATAactaggtgagtgctcgtgcgttgcaacagagacatataatatcatgataacttatatataaataggtatgtgtccgtgcgttgccacgaggtGGGGAGCATGGAGAGCGACGTCTAGGCTACAAATATTGTATGTACCATGTTGTTAGGTTTGTTCTTCAGTCCTCTCTTAGCATTCCAGTAAACGGGACATTAGCAGGCAACAACCGGTCAGAAGTCAAATTCACTAATCTTAAATTCTCAATCACATATAGGGTGGTAACGAGctataaattttacactataaaattaaaGATCAGATCGGatcaaaatcatgttttatttttattcacttttgaactaaaattaattaaagggttcaaataaattgTGAAAAGACATAATCCATTACCACTCCTAATCACATCTCACGAACCATCACCATTCAAGTGCAGAACGCCAAGATGGCACTTGAGGAGTGATGAGATCACAACACGTTACTCCCCGGGCCCAAAAGCCCAATAAAACCTTCTCATCACAACAAATCCCCAAATTGTCTCCAGGAATTCACCAGCAAGGGAGATTACAAACCAACACTTGGCCACATGAATGAATGCCCTCAAGGCTCTGTCTGATGTAGAGGCCAAGCAAAGCAGATAAAAGTATAAGGCCATGCATTCTAGCTACAGCTAGGAAGCAAGGCACTGACATGTTAGAATTAGAAAAATATTTAACAGCAATAAGCACAACAAATGCAGGCATCATTTTGCTTTTCAGGTACTACACCACACGGACagaggaaaaataaaaaaaggtTATTATACACATGATTACACCTGCAAACCTCAAATCAATCTATCATTGTTCCCTTAGCACCACAAATCATGATCAGGGATAAGTTCGATCCAAGCATCATTCTAGCTTTTTACGGATCTGCAATGATTTTACACCTCATGCTCATGCTCATGCTGATACACCCAAAAATATTATTCTAAGATATTTCTAAGAAAAAAATATGTATGTTTAGAGGAACCAAATGGGGGACTAAGGTTTTCCTGAGCTGTGTGGCTAATGACATGTATAGATGCGGGACTGATCCTTGTTTCAACACGGTTGTCCAAAGGCAAATGATTAGTTGCGAAACTGCTTAGCTACCCTGCAAAAACAGATCAACCAGTACAGAAACACGTTGTTTTAGGCCAACTGTAACACCTAAATTGTAAGAGAtcatataaaaggagaaaagttatTTTCCTACATTTTATGTGTATGTTgaatctacttatcatcacatgtgacactagtacacagaagctctatagtggcggttctaaacctatttacacaggcgtttttcagtaccgccagtgctaggggtcagtggaaatcagcatttccactggcggttattttggaaccgccagtgaaaagtgcattttcactggcggttttcttaaggaaccgccagtgaaaattgcatttccactggcggctgaataaagaaaaccgccagtggaaatgcatttccactggcggttttataaagcaaaccgccagtggaaatgcacttttcactggcggttttctttatttaaccgccagtggaagttttcccgccttttttcaaaatttcaaacaatactgaattatatatatatttatttacacacacacaaacatatatatatatagatctatattgatattgaaagcaacatgaaattaaattctatcatacatttatatacatcaaagtattctgtttacaaccatatatgcttcatgcattctatacatcataagttttcacctaagctctaataactatctcggctaagagataatctactaatttctgttagtattctgaactctggcaaagctaatgtcccggaagcatcgtgatattttccttctgcgggaatgacctctttcaatatgaatgtgcagaggtcctcgactatgccatacaatgcagcttcggtcaagttctccgggtttcctcgttgaaattgctgtaaaggaattttataaacatcatctatttatactcaataataacacatttgcatctttaatgacataaatacatacttgactattactaataataccttgtcagggttcgtgatgtatcgtccgttcactctcatgaactcgcacgcatagaatccacataggaccgatccttgtggttgcttgtggcactacataacgggagattggttatttagttgcaacattgtgtatgatatgtattcataaaatcacatacttaccggccagtgatgatggatgtctagtggcacgccttttttcgacaggtcgtactttccacctctcatcttatagaatctataagccctgtgatctcaaatagaatcaccatgttattctcaaattttaatcgataaaagtatgcatgcatagaaaaggcttacagctctaaggtgctgaggaattctgcatatgtcgaagggtcgaagttcaaggagtcgagcaccagcacctttccaaccttaggataaatgaggaagcatatccagtggtccctgtacgaatcaaatttgtgatgcatgtgtattgaaattattgattttatttatgcaaaatcacacttacttaaagttgtacggggctattatggcttccctgtcttgaaattgaagcattgcatgtcctatataggtggcgtatcgagcttcaaaatccttcttcatatcctttatacgcttctcaacttcttcgtccgtctttccccgtaattcatcgttgtctttcccgattctaaaagtgtggctttcctcggatataaatattgggttgagatacccaacccttttactggcactagcattaggcttggtaccgtaaagaatctcctgctgatcatgttgcattctgcaagtcacacgtgcatgtcagatattgaaattttatacaactcactaataataacacacatatgtggaagtatgagcgacacttacaatgcaaacatcgttacaagttgcacgtcgagtctctgaaggttcatcattaaccacatgtcctcgaatgtaacaacggccttttggtccgaaccaataaaagcatggtctggtatatgcacactgatggtgtcgatgccaaccgatgatgcccgcatgtaccagtcatgcaaccttttaacaccagccgggacctttcttagtttctcaagaggtagcagaggtctgcccggcacatattttttaggcacgtttttgtaatctgccttagttggcttctttatttttgcggccattgcctcagccttttttgcagactcctcgtgcttggccaaatcaacagtttgtgacgttaggctccgtccaatccctttcaaaaaccgagctgtgccagcagtagtagctttactcttctttttctgatacggggacaccaattttggaataggaagttta from Zea mays cultivar B73 chromosome 6, Zm-B73-REFERENCE-NAM-5.0, whole genome shotgun sequence harbors:
- the LOC100274373 gene encoding uncharacterized protein LOC100274373, whose protein sequence is MDEGYSNLPTSHLLGSVPAVTQDDRKLGPPAAQVADAAATSRLQEFPPGGGNVGGYRPPGGPADGDVENQADWKGYFNVASYAPYFNVDTDVVVDRLISSVYPMDGFYRKIDANPDMYGPLWITTTLIFMLAVFGNYATYLVQTKKDMDIWNFDVGYFSWAASVMYSYAIIVPVVFFFLFQYFGSRPSLVRFWCMWGYSLFIFIPASVLLLIPVGFLQWVIIALAGGASSWFITLNLKECTEGADLMVLMASASVLQFALALFIKVYFFA
- the LOC100274373 gene encoding uncharacterized protein isoform X1, whose product is MDEGYSNLPTSHLLGSVPAVTQDDRKLGPPAAQDAAATSRLQEFPPGGGNVGGYRPPGGPADGDVENQADWKGYFNVASYAPYFNVDTDVVVDRLISSVYPMDGFYRKIDANPDMYGPLWITTTLIFMLAVFGNYATYLVQTKKDMDIWNFDVGYFSWAASVMYSYAIIVPVVFFFLFQYFGSRPSLVRFWCMWGYSLFIFIPASVLLLIPVGFLQWVIIALAGGASSWFITLNLKECTEGADLMVLMASASVLQFALALFIKVYFFA